From Brevundimonas vesicularis:
AGACAGACGCGACCGTCTCGACGAGGCCGCCGTGTACGGCGAAGCATCGCTGGACCTGCCCTATGACCTGACGCTAACGGCCGGCGCGCGCTACTATGTGCTGGAGTACGATACGACGTCCTCGGTCATCCAAGGCCGGCGGTCGCGGTTTTTCGACGGACACGGCGAGTCCGCAGGCCTGACCCCCAAGATCGCTCTGGCGTGGACGCCTAGCGACCAGCTGAACCTGTCGGCGCAGATCAGCCAGGGACACCGCGCCGGCGGCTTCAACACGGCCGGCGTTATTGGTCAGGATTTTAGCGGGGCAGCCGATTCCCCCGCTCGCGAATATCAGCCCGATGCGCTGTGGAACGTCGAGATCGGCGCGAAATACCGCTCGCCGGACGGACGCGCCCGCGTCCGTGCCGCCGCTTACGCCGCGCGCTGGCGCAATGTGCAGAGCGACCAGTTTCTGCCCAGCGGTCTGGCCTATGTCGTCAATGTCGGCGACGGCGCCGACAAGGGCGTGCAGGTCGAGGCGAACTGGCGTCCGTTCGAGGCTTTGGAGGTTTTCGCCAACGGCCTGATCGCCGATCCGCGCATCACCGATCCAAACGTCCAGTTCGATTCGCGAAGGAACGCGGGACTGCCCGGCGTGCCCAGAACGTCCGCCAACCTGGGCTTCACATGGCGTCAGCCGCTCGGCGACAAGCTGCACCTGCTCGCAGACGGCGGCCTGTCCTACGTCGGCGCCTCCCGCCTGACCTTTGACGGACGCCAGAAGCATCGGATGGGCGACTATGCGACGGGGCGGTTGTCGCTGGGCGTCGAGGCCTCGGCCTGGACCGCACGGTTGTTCGTGGACAACCTGTTCGACACCAAGGCCAACACCTTCGCCTATAGCGACCCGTTCCGCCTGCCGGACGCCCAGGCCATAACGCCTCTCCGACCTCGAACGATCGGTCTGACGCTGACGTGGACGGCGCATTAGCCACGGCGCTTGCAACACAATTTCATAGGGGTGCGGCTTCCGCCAACGACGGCCCTGTTGGTGCAGCCGCTTCATTTGACATGGATGGGACCGCAATCATCCGGGACTTCTTCCAGCAACATCCAAGACGGGAATAAGAACGCGGCCTGGCCGCCCACAAGTTCTCAGGCTATCGCAAAAGGAAACTGCTCGGAAACTAATCGTCGGCATCACGCTTATCGCAAGTTGATTGCTCCGCGTGAGAACCCAAACACCACATCCGCGTCATCAAGACTTCTCCTAAGCGACTCCCAACGGTGCCCCGCACGTCATCGGCCCGCCCTAGTGCGCGGACGTCGGATCGACATCGGGGGATGCCATGACCATCAAGATCACACGTCGGGCCTATGGGCCGCTGCTACTCGCCACCACTGCACTGGCTACAGCCGCCTTCGCCGTCTCGGCGCGGGCCCAGGAAGCCGCACAGGCCGCAGAGGTGGACGAAATCGTCGTGACCGGCCAGCGCGAGGCCCAGCGCGCGGCCATCGCCGTCAAACGCGCAGAGTTTGAGGTCATGGACGCGGTGTCGGCGGACGACATCGGCAAACTGCCCGACCACAACACCGCCGCAGCCCTGCGTCGTATTCCCGGCGTGTCGGTCATGGAAGACCAGGGCGAGCCGCGCGGCCGATCCTGCGGGGCCTGGCCTCGACCTATAACCGCACGACCATCGACGGCGCCTTCGTCGGTTCGGTGGACGAGAGCGCGCGCACCGTGCCGATGGATATCGTGCCCTCGGTCATGGCCGGCCGGGTGGAGGTCATCAAGACGGTGACGCCCGAGAATGACGGCAACGCCATCGGCGGCGTCATCAACATCGCCACCCGCAGCGCCTTCGACGCCTCCAAACCCTTCTTCAACGGCATGGCGTCGTATGGGGTCTACGAACAGCACGGAGACGTGCGCAACGACGATCCCTCCTATCGCCTGTCCTTCGCCGCCGGTCGCCGTTTCGGCGCGGCCGATGAATGGGGCGTGGTGATCGGCGCCTCGCACGAACAGCTCGACTACGACATCCCGCAGGCCGAGGCCGCCGCCCCCTCGATCCGCGAGTATACGACAGCGGGCGCGCCCGTGAACTCGGGTTCGGCGACTGGCAACGGCATCCAGGTGCCGACCCAGTTGCGCCTGTTCTGGTACAACAACACCAAGCAGCGCTCGGGCGTGAACGGCAAGCTGGAGTGGCGGCCGACCGTGGACTTCCGCTGGGAAGCCCTCGGCGCTCTACGCCCGCATGGAGGACGATGAGGAGCGCACCGAGTTCCGCACCGAGCCGACCGGCAACGTGACCAACCAGACCCGCACCTCCGGAACCTTCGCAACGGGTCGCAACATCGTCGGTCTGAACCAGCCGATCACGCGCCGCGAGATCGGCCTGGGCCGCACCGCCTTCCGTTGGGACGCCACGCCGCAATGGCGGCTGGACGGCGATCTGGTCTATTCTCAGGCCGGGCTGGAGACGCCGAACACCTCGATGGAGTTTCGCACGGCGTCGAACGCCAACTTCGGCTTCAGCTATGATACCTCGGACTTCTTCCCGGTTTTCACGCGGACCAATCCGACGGCCTTCCGTAATCCGGCCCTCTTCAATCTACAGCAGCGACGCGTGTCGCTGGTCGAAACGGACGAGAAGACGACGCAGGCCCGCTTCAACATCGCCTTCGACGAGGGCGGCGACACACGAAACCTGAAGGCGAAGTTCGGCGCCGTGCTGCGCTCCAGTGATCGCAGCTATACCTCCAGCCGCACCGACTATACCGCCAGGATCGGCTTCATCTACACGCTGGACCAAGTGGACCGCCCGGGGCCGGACAAGCTGATCGAGGGACAGTATCGTCTGACGCCACGCATCGACGTGGCGACGGCGGAAGACTTCTACGCCGCCAATGCCGCCAACTTCGTTGCGACGACGGCACTGCCGACGGGCAATTACGACGTCACCGAGGACGTCTCCGCCGGCTACGCCCACGCCAGCTATCGGTGGGGCGATCTGACCGTGTTGGGCGGGCTGCGTTACGAACAGACCGAGGTCAGTTCGGACGCCGCGCGCGCGACGAGCGGGGTGCTGACGCCGGTGTCGAATAGCGGCGACTATGACAACTGGCTGCCCAGCCTGCACCTGCGTTGGGACGTGCGTGACGACGTGGTGGTGCGTGCGGCCTGGACTAACACCATCGGCCGGCCGGACTTCGGCTCTCTGGCCGCCAGCGAGAACGTTAGCTTCGACGGATCGCAAGCGACGCTGTCCCGCGGCAACCCTGGCCTGAAGGCGCGCGAAAGCGAAGGGTTCGACCTGTCGTTCGAATACTATCCGACCGACGGCCTGATGTCGGTCGCCCTGTTCAGCAAGAGCATCGACAACGAAATCTTCACACTCAGCTCGGTCCAGAACCTGGACGTGGGCCGAGGTGTGGAGGCAGTGATCGTCTCGACCCCGACGAACGCCGAGACGGCCAAAATCCGCGGCGTCGAGGTCGCCTTCCAGCAGGCCCTGACAATGTTGCCGGCCCCGTTTGACGGGTTCGGCGTCAGCGCCAACGGCACCTTCCTGGACACCGAGTTCACCTTCCTGACCACGGCGGGCAAGCGTCACACGGGCCTGTTCCAGCAGCCTTCGACCACGACGAACGAGTCGATCTGGTATCAGCGCGGGCCGATCGAGGCGCGGGTGTCGCACAATTATATCGGCGGCTTCCTGGAGACGATCAACGACACCATCCCTAACGCCGACCAATACTGGAAGGGCCGTCACTCCTATGACGCCTCGATCAGCTGGCGGTTCGACAACGGGATCACCGTCTTCGCCGAGGGTCAGAACCTGTCGAACTCGGGCCGTCGCGAAGTGACGGGTCCGGGCCGGACCTATCTGCAG
This genomic window contains:
- a CDS encoding TonB-dependent receptor, producing the protein MEDDEERTEFRTEPTGNVTNQTRTSGTFATGRNIVGLNQPITRREIGLGRTAFRWDATPQWRLDGDLVYSQAGLETPNTSMEFRTASNANFGFSYDTSDFFPVFTRTNPTAFRNPALFNLQQRRVSLVETDEKTTQARFNIAFDEGGDTRNLKAKFGAVLRSSDRSYTSSRTDYTARIGFIYTLDQVDRPGPDKLIEGQYRLTPRIDVATAEDFYAANAANFVATTALPTGNYDVTEDVSAGYAHASYRWGDLTVLGGLRYEQTEVSSDAARATSGVLTPVSNSGDYDNWLPSLHLRWDVRDDVVVRAAWTNTIGRPDFGSLAASENVSFDGSQATLSRGNPGLKARESEGFDLSFEYYPTDGLMSVALFSKSIDNEIFTLSSVQNLDVGRGVEAVIVSTPTNAETAKIRGVEVAFQQALTMLPAPFDGFGVSANGTFLDTEFTFLTTAGKRHTGLFQQPSTTTNESIWYQRGPIEARVSHNYIGGFLETINDTIPNADQYWKGRHSYDASISWRFDNGITVFAEGQNLSNSGRREVTGPGRTYLQESANYGRTYWVGLSASF